The following proteins come from a genomic window of Ictalurus furcatus strain D&B chromosome 26, Billie_1.0, whole genome shotgun sequence:
- the LOC128602425 gene encoding SLIT and NTRK-like protein 5, translating to MKMHVWILTLILLLAASLSLVEMYDNYGEICRNLCTCEEKEGILTVSCENRGIVRLSEISPVHFSTYHLLLTGNLLKKLSVNDFINYTGVTILHLGNNDISEVETGAFNGLQGLRRLHLNNNKIDVLRDDTFTGLENLEYLQIDYNFISIIEPSALSRLHRLTVLILNDNLLSSLPTNIFRNVPLTHLDLRGNRLKMFPYIGLLEHMDKVVELQLEENPWNCSCELIALKAWLESIAYTALVGEVVCETPFRLHGRDLDEVSKQELCPRRAISEYEMRPPPPLSTNGYFQTTPAAVTSSATSSAVLRSSSRPTKGTRQSNKTRSKPTSRIPGNPYNYGPIIAFQTKSPVPLDCPTACTCNLQISDLGLNVNCQERKIESISDLKPKPYNPKKMYLTGNYIPAVRRSDFVEAEGLDLLHLGNNRIALIHDRAFGDLINLRRLYLNGNLIDRLTSDMFFGLQNLQYLYLEYNKIKEVVAGTFRFVPNLQLLFLNNNLLKTLPGGIFSSMSLSRLNLRNNHFQNLPVSGVLDQLKALVQVDLFENPWDCTCDVVGMKIWLEQLNSGTVVNDVICATPKRLAGQDMRSILSEQLCPDYSDIVVSTGIPSEATLEGKVITTETPLRFNTPSSTVPLSVLILSLLLVFIMSVFVAAGLFVVVMKRRKKSQSDRTSTNNSDVSSFNLQYSLYSNRSVPKVKPPAGHVYEYIPHPLGHMCKNPIYRSREGTAVEDYPDLHELKVSYRNTNEEERDPTSRSPTYTISTIEPQEEPSTAQDAEHFFRGILEPDKTPNSAGNRYDYKYPSPGSYTYNPNFDVRRQFLHPEGIRETMLYSTAPSTVYVEPNRNEYLELKAKLQMEPDYLEVLEKQTTFSQF from the coding sequence ATGAAAATGCATGTCTGGATACTGACACTAATCTTGCTGCTTGCCGCTTCTCTGAGCCTGGTTGAGATGTATGACAATTATGGGGAGATCTGTAGGAATTTGTGCACTTGTGAAGAAAAAGAGGGCATCCTGACGGTCAGCTGCGAGAACCGTGGCATCGTAAGACTGTCAGAAATCAGCCCGGTTCATTTCTCCACGTATCACCTTCTACTGACTGGGAACCTGCTGAAAAAATTGTCAGTCAATGACTTCATCAACTACACTGGAGTCACCATTTTGCATTTAGGCAACAACGACATATCTGAAGTGGAGACTGGGGCTTTTAATGGACTCCAGGGATTAAGGAGGTTGCacctgaacaacaacaaaatagatGTTCTTAGGGATGATACGTTCACTGGATTAGAAAACCTGGAATACCTTCAGAttgattataattttattagtattattgaACCCAGTGCTCTCAGCAGGCTCCACCGTCTGACTGTGCTAATTTTGAATGACAACCTCTTGTCATCGCTGCCTACCAACATTTTCCGAAATGTGCCCTTGACCCACTTGGATCTCAGGGGCAACCGCTTGAAAATGTTCCCTTACATTGGCCTTTTGGAGCACATGGATAAAGTGGTGGAATTACAGCTAGAGGAGAATCCATGGAATTGTTCTTGTGAACTTATCGCATTAAAAGCGTGGCTAGAAAGCATTGCCTACACGGCACTAGTTGGCGAGGTGGTCTGTGAGACTCCATTTCGGCTCCATGGCCGCGATCTCGATGAGGTCTCCAAGCAGGAGCTGTGTCCTCGGAGGGCAATTTCAGAATATGAGATGCGCCCACCGCCACCTCTCAGCACGAATGGATATTTCCAGACGACGCCGGCAGCAGTGACTTCCTCAGCCACATCCTCAGCAGTGCTGAGGTCCTCATCCCGGCCTACCAAGGGCACTCGGCAATCCAACAAGACCAGGTCCAAGCCCACTTCTCGCATCCCAGGCAATCCCTACAACTATGGGCCAATCATAGCTTTTCAGACCAAATCTCCCGTGCCTTTGGATTGCCCCACGGCATGCACGTGCAACCTTCAGATCTCTGATCTTGGGCTCAATGTCAATTGCCAGGAACGGAAAATCGAGAGTATATCAGATCTAAAACCCAAGCCGTATAATCCCAAAAAGATGTACCTCACTGGGAATTACATCCCTGCTGTGCGCCGATCGGATTTCGTTGAGGCAGAAGGATTGGATTTGTTGCACTTGGGAAACAATCGGATAGCGCTTATACATGACAGGGCGTTTGGGGATTTAATTAACCTGCGCAGGTTGTACTTGAATGGCAATTTGATTGACAGGCTCACTTCAGACATGTTCTTTGGGCTCCAGAACCTGCAGTACTTGTATTTAGAGTACAACAAGATCAAGGAGGTTGTTGCAGGTACCTTCCGCTTCGTGCCGAACCTTCAGCTGCTTTTCCTAAACAACAATCTTCTAAAAACCTTGCCAGGAGGCATCTTTTCTAGTATGTCACTCTCAAGGCTCAATCTACGCAACAACCACTTTCAAAACTTGCCTGTGAGTGGTGTTCTAGATCAACTCAAGGCTTTGGTGCAAGTGGATCTCTTTGAAAACCCTTGGGATTGCACATGCGATGTGGTAGGCATGAAAATATGGCTGGAGCAGCTTAACTCTGGCACTGTGGTTAATGACGTCATATGTGCAACTCCAAAGAGACTTGCAGGGCAAGACATGCGCAGCATCCTTTCTGAACAATTGTGTCCTGATTATTCGGATATTGTTGTATCTACGGGAATTCCTTCTGAAGCGACCTTGGAAGGGAAGGTGATCACCACAGAGACTCCCTTGAGGTTCAACACTCCTTCAAGCACTGTCCCATTGTCAGTCCTCATCCTTAGCCTCCTCTTGGTATTCATAATGTCTGTTTTCGTGGCTGCTGGGCTATTCGTGGTGGTCATGAAGCGTAGAAAAAAGTCCCAAAGTGACCGCACCAGCACCAACAACTCGGATGTAAGCTCCTTTAACCTTCAGTACAGTCTTTATAGCAATCGTTCGGTCCCCAAAGTCAAACCCCCAGCAGGTCATGTCTATGAATACATCCCCCATCCTCTTGGGCACATGTGCAAAAACCCCATTTATAGATCCAGAGAAGGTACCGCTGTGGAGGATTATCCTGATCTGCATGAACTCAAGGTTAGCTACAGAAACACCAATGAGGAAGAGCGGGATCCTACTTCGAGAAGCCCTACGTACACCATTAGCACCATTGAACCTCAGGAGGAGCCTTCGACTGCTCAGGATGCCGAGCATTTCTTCCGAGGGATATTAGAGCCGGATAAAACTCCGAATAGTGCCGGAAATAGGTACGATTACAAGTACCCCAGTCCTGGATCTTACACGTACAACCCAAATTTCGACGTACGGCGGCAATTCTTGCATCCTGAGGGAATTAGAGAAACTATGCTCTATAGCACAGCTCCAAGTACTGTCTATGTGGAGCCAAACAGGAATGAATATTTGGAACTAAAGGCAAAACTCCAAATGGAGCCAGATTACCTCGAAGTTCTTGAGAAACAGACAACATTTAGCCAGTTTTAA